A stretch of Pseudomonas oryzicola DNA encodes these proteins:
- a CDS encoding thioesterase family protein, producing the protein MPALITYRTPVQEDWVDYNGHLRDAFYLLIFSYATDALMERIGLDADSRGQSGNSLFTLEAHINYLHEVKLGSEVWVQTQIIGFDRKRLHLYHSLHRAGFDKALAASEQMLLHVDLAGPKSAPFSERSVGLLQGLVDGQQNVPPAEFLGRVIALPTPN; encoded by the coding sequence ATGCCCGCACTGATCACCTACCGCACCCCGGTCCAGGAGGACTGGGTCGACTACAACGGGCATCTGCGCGATGCCTTCTACCTGCTGATCTTCAGCTATGCCACCGATGCGCTGATGGAGCGCATCGGCCTGGATGCCGACAGCCGGGGGCAAAGCGGCAATTCGCTGTTCACCCTGGAAGCGCACATAAACTACCTGCACGAAGTGAAGCTGGGCAGCGAGGTGTGGGTGCAGACCCAGATCATCGGCTTCGATCGCAAGCGCTTGCACCTCTACCACAGCCTGCACCGGGCGGGCTTCGACAAGGCGCTTGCGGCCAGCGAGCAGATGCTGCTGCATGTGGACCTGGCCGGGCCGAAGTCGGCGCCGTTCAGTGAGCGCAGTGTGGGGTTGCTGCAGGGGTTGGTGGATGGGCAGCAGAATGTGCCCCCGGCTGAGTTCCTCGGCCGGGTGATAGCCCTGCCTACGCCAAACTGA
- a CDS encoding L-carnitine dehydrogenase: protein MTFITQINTFAALGSGVIGSGWVARALAHGLDVVAWDPAPGAEQALRKRIANAWPALQKQGLAPGASPDRLKFVATIEECVRDADFIQESAPERLDLKLDLHAKISAAAKPDAIIGSSTSGLLPSEFYESATHPERCVVGHPFNPVYLLPLVEIVGGKRTAPEAIEAAKAIYTALGMRPLHVRKEVPGFIADRLLEALWREALHLVNDGVASTGEIDDAIRFGAGLRWSFMGTFLTYTLAGGDAGMRHFMAQFGPALKLPWTYLPAPELTDKLIDDVVEGTSEQLGERSIAALERYRDDTLLAVLDAVKTSKANHGMAFGD from the coding sequence ATGACCTTCATCACCCAGATCAACACCTTCGCTGCCCTGGGTAGCGGCGTGATCGGCAGCGGCTGGGTCGCCCGTGCCCTGGCCCACGGCCTGGACGTAGTCGCCTGGGACCCGGCGCCTGGCGCCGAGCAGGCGCTGCGCAAGCGCATTGCCAACGCCTGGCCGGCCTTGCAGAAGCAAGGCCTGGCGCCGGGTGCTTCCCCGGACCGGCTGAAGTTCGTCGCCACCATCGAGGAATGCGTGCGTGATGCCGACTTCATCCAGGAAAGCGCGCCGGAGCGGCTGGACCTGAAGCTCGACCTGCACGCGAAAATCAGCGCCGCGGCCAAACCCGACGCCATTATCGGCAGCAGCACCTCGGGCCTGTTGCCCAGCGAGTTCTACGAATCGGCCACCCACCCCGAGCGCTGCGTGGTCGGCCACCCGTTCAACCCGGTATATCTGTTGCCGCTGGTAGAGATCGTCGGTGGCAAACGCACCGCCCCCGAGGCCATCGAAGCGGCCAAGGCGATCTACACCGCGCTGGGCATGCGCCCGCTGCATGTGCGCAAGGAAGTACCCGGTTTCATCGCCGACCGCCTGCTTGAGGCGCTGTGGCGCGAAGCCCTGCACCTGGTCAACGACGGCGTGGCCAGCACCGGCGAAATCGACGATGCGATCCGCTTCGGCGCCGGGCTGCGCTGGTCGTTCATGGGCACGTTCCTGACCTACACCCTGGCCGGAGGCGACGCTGGCATGCGTCACTTCATGGCCCAGTTCGGCCCGGCGCTGAAGCTGCCCTGGACCTACCTGCCAGCACCGGAGCTGACCGACAAACTGATCGACGACGTGGTCGAAGGCACCTCGGAACAGCTGGGCGAACGTAGCATCGCCGCGCTGGAGCGCTATCGTGATGACACCCTGCTGGCCGTGCTGGACGCGGTGAAAACCAGCAAGGCCAACCACGGCATGGCCTTCGGCGATTGA
- a CDS encoding 3-keto-5-aminohexanoate cleavage protein, whose amino-acid sequence MNHDVIITCALTGAGDTASKSHLVPVTPKQIAEAAVEAAKAGATVVHCHVRDPQTGRFSRDVALYREVMERIREADVDIIVNLTAGMGGDLEIGPGETPLEFGPGTDLIGPLERLAHVEALLPEICTLDCGTLNFGDGNSIYVSTPAQLRAGARRITELGVKAELEIFDTGHLWFAKKMIKEGLLDDPLFQLCLGIPWGAPADTTTMKAMVDNLPANVTWAGFGIGRMQMPMAAQAVLLGGNVRVGLEDNLYLDRGVLASNGQLVERAVEIISRLGARVLTPAEGREKMNLKRR is encoded by the coding sequence ATGAACCACGACGTCATCATCACCTGCGCCCTCACCGGCGCTGGCGACACTGCCTCGAAAAGCCACCTGGTCCCGGTCACCCCCAAACAGATCGCCGAAGCTGCCGTAGAAGCCGCCAAAGCTGGTGCCACCGTGGTCCACTGCCACGTCCGCGACCCACAGACCGGCCGCTTCAGCCGCGACGTGGCGCTGTACCGCGAAGTCATGGAGCGCATCCGCGAAGCCGACGTGGACATCATCGTCAACCTCACCGCCGGCATGGGCGGCGACCTGGAAATCGGCCCGGGTGAAACGCCGCTGGAGTTCGGCCCGGGCACCGACCTGATCGGCCCGCTGGAACGCCTGGCGCATGTCGAAGCGCTGCTGCCGGAAATCTGCACCCTCGACTGCGGCACCCTCAACTTTGGCGACGGCAATTCGATCTACGTTTCCACCCCGGCGCAACTGCGTGCCGGCGCCCGGCGCATCACCGAACTGGGGGTCAAGGCCGAGCTGGAAATCTTCGACACCGGCCACCTGTGGTTCGCCAAGAAGATGATCAAGGAAGGCCTGCTCGACGACCCGCTGTTCCAGCTGTGCCTGGGCATTCCGTGGGGCGCCCCGGCCGATACCACCACCATGAAGGCGATGGTCGACAACCTGCCGGCCAATGTCACCTGGGCCGGCTTCGGTATCGGCCGCATGCAGATGCCGATGGCCGCCCAGGCGGTGCTGCTGGGTGGCAACGTGCGCGTAGGCCTGGAGGACAACCTGTACCTGGACCGTGGCGTGCTGGCCAGCAACGGCCAGCTGGTCGAGCGCGCGGTAGAAATCATTTCGCGCCTTGGCGCCCGTGTACTTACCCCGGCCGAAGGCCGGGAAAAGATGAACCTCAAACGCCGCTGA
- the choX gene encoding choline ABC transporter substrate-binding protein, giving the protein MQRLIRRSLLSVALSTIVASPLYAAEPAACKNVRLGVVNWTDVIATSAMAQVLLDGLGYQTKQTSASQQIIFAGIRDKRLDMFLGYWNPIMTQTITPFVDAKQVKVLDKPSLEDARATLAVPKYLADKGLKTFADIHKFEKELGGKIYGIEPGSGANTQIKAMIAKNQFGLGKFQLVESSEAGMLAAVDRAVRRKEAVVFFGWAPHPMNVNIDMVYLGDSQDALGPDEGRATVWTVTAPDYAERCPNAHRLLANLNFSAEDESRMMQPLLDHKDPLESARQWLKDHPQDKARWLEGVTTFDGQPAADNLKLTAN; this is encoded by the coding sequence ATGCAACGCTTGATCCGCCGCAGCCTGTTGTCCGTAGCCCTGAGCACTATCGTCGCTTCCCCGCTTTACGCCGCTGAGCCCGCGGCCTGCAAGAACGTCCGCCTGGGCGTGGTCAACTGGACCGACGTCATCGCCACCAGCGCCATGGCCCAGGTGCTGCTCGACGGCCTGGGCTACCAGACCAAGCAGACCAGCGCGTCGCAGCAGATCATCTTCGCCGGCATCCGCGACAAACGCCTGGACATGTTCCTCGGGTACTGGAACCCGATCATGACCCAGACCATCACCCCGTTCGTCGACGCCAAACAGGTCAAGGTGCTCGACAAGCCCAGCCTGGAAGATGCCCGCGCTACCCTGGCGGTGCCCAAGTACCTGGCCGACAAGGGCCTGAAGACTTTCGCCGATATCCACAAGTTCGAAAAGGAGCTGGGCGGGAAAATCTACGGCATCGAGCCAGGCTCCGGCGCCAACACCCAGATCAAGGCGATGATCGCCAAGAACCAGTTCGGCCTGGGCAAGTTCCAGCTGGTCGAGTCCAGCGAGGCCGGCATGCTCGCCGCCGTCGACCGCGCGGTACGGCGCAAGGAGGCCGTGGTGTTCTTCGGTTGGGCGCCGCACCCGATGAACGTGAATATCGACATGGTCTACCTGGGCGACAGCCAGGACGCCCTGGGCCCTGACGAAGGCCGCGCGACGGTCTGGACCGTGACCGCGCCGGACTACGCCGAACGCTGCCCCAACGCCCACCGCCTGCTGGCCAACCTGAACTTCAGCGCCGAAGACGAGAGCCGCATGATGCAGCCGCTGCTCGACCACAAGGACCCGTTGGAATCGGCTCGCCAATGGCTCAAGGATCACCCACAGGACAAGGCCCGCTGGCTTGAGGGGGTGACCACCTTCGACGGCCAGCCGGCGGCGGACAACCTCAAGCTCACCGCCAACTGA
- a CDS encoding GlxA family transcriptional regulator, which produces MPQIIHFLLLPGFSAIGFISALEPLRVANRFQGPSYSWQVLSLDGGAVQASNGMSVNADAALTAAGPGGVLLIVAGFDPLACYGPALQHALRRLDRDGVILGGIDTGAVVLAEAGLLDGHRATVHWEALEAFKENYPNLQATQELFEIDRRRITCAGGTASIDLMLDLIAQAHGSELAVQVSEQFVLGRIRQRQDHQRMQIASRYGISNKKLVKVIGEMERNTEQPLNTQVLAEVVQVTRRQLERLFRLHLDDTPSGFYLRLRLDKARQLLRQTDMSVLEVAVACGFESASYFTRCYRARYQRCPREDRLARVV; this is translated from the coding sequence ATGCCGCAAATCATCCATTTCCTGTTGTTGCCCGGTTTCTCGGCGATTGGCTTCATCAGCGCCCTGGAGCCACTGCGGGTGGCGAACCGTTTCCAAGGCCCGTCGTATAGCTGGCAGGTGCTGAGCCTGGATGGCGGCGCGGTGCAGGCCAGCAATGGCATGTCGGTAAACGCCGATGCGGCGCTGACGGCGGCCGGGCCTGGCGGCGTCCTGTTGATCGTGGCCGGTTTCGACCCCCTGGCCTGCTATGGGCCGGCCCTGCAACACGCGCTGCGCCGCCTCGACCGCGACGGGGTGATACTGGGCGGCATCGACACCGGTGCGGTGGTGCTGGCCGAGGCCGGCCTGCTGGATGGCCACCGCGCCACCGTGCATTGGGAAGCGCTCGAAGCGTTCAAGGAAAACTACCCGAACCTGCAGGCGACCCAGGAGCTTTTCGAGATCGACCGGCGGCGGATCACCTGCGCTGGTGGTACCGCCTCGATCGACCTGATGCTCGACCTGATTGCGCAAGCCCACGGTAGCGAACTGGCAGTGCAGGTGTCGGAGCAGTTCGTGCTGGGGCGTATCCGCCAGCGCCAGGACCACCAGCGCATGCAGATCGCCAGCCGCTACGGCATCAGCAACAAGAAGCTGGTGAAGGTGATTGGCGAAATGGAGCGCAACACCGAACAGCCGCTCAACACCCAGGTGCTGGCCGAAGTGGTGCAGGTGACCCGGCGGCAGCTGGAGCGGCTGTTTCGCCTGCACCTGGACGACACGCCCAGTGGGTTCTATTTGCGACTGCGGCTGGACAAGGCCCGGCAGCTGTTGCGCCAGACCGACATGAGCGTGCTGGAGGTAGCGGTGGCGTGTGGCTTCGAATCGGCGTCGTACTTTACCCGCTGCTATCGGGCGCGCTATCAGCGCTGCCCGCGGGAGGATCGTCTGGCCCGGGTGGTTTGA
- a CDS encoding lysozyme inhibitor LprI family protein: MKSMAWLVLLAVVSGAQAGEEESTPCDNVESDQQTYACAAFNKQTAERELKAAYDDLIQRIHDQYADEGDQANALVARMDAAEKLWTQLRDADCKVETFAEKPGSKAFQAAWDTCVAQRSDDRSEYLQSIGQQ, from the coding sequence ATGAAATCAATGGCATGGCTGGTACTGCTGGCTGTCGTGTCGGGCGCCCAGGCCGGCGAGGAAGAAAGTACCCCCTGCGACAACGTCGAGAGCGACCAGCAGACCTACGCCTGCGCTGCATTCAACAAGCAGACTGCCGAACGCGAACTGAAAGCGGCGTATGACGACCTGATCCAGCGCATCCATGACCAATATGCCGACGAAGGCGACCAGGCCAACGCCCTGGTCGCGCGCATGGACGCTGCCGAAAAGCTGTGGACGCAGCTGCGTGACGCCGACTGCAAGGTTGAAACCTTTGCCGAGAAGCCCGGTAGCAAGGCATTCCAGGCGGCCTGGGATACCTGCGTGGCGCAGCGCAGCGATGACCGCTCGGAGTATTTGCAGTCCATCGGCCAGCAGTAG
- a CDS encoding dipeptidase, which yields MSPAELHADSIVIDGLIIAKWNRELFEDMRKGGLTAANCTVSVWEGFKATVDNIAASQKLIRDNSDLVMPVRTTADIRKAKELGKTGILFGFQNAHAFEDQIAYVDVFKQLGVGIVQMCYNTQNLVGTGCYERDGGLSGFGREIVAEMNRVGIMCDLSHVGSKTSEEVILESKKPVCYSHCLPSGLKEHPRNKSDEELKFIADHGGFVGVTMFAPFLAKGIDSTIDDYAEAIEYTMNIVGEDAIGIGTDFTQGHGQDFFEYLTHDKGYARRLTNFGKIINPLGIRTVGEFPNLTETLLKRGHSERVVRKIMGENWVNVLKDVWGE from the coding sequence ATGAGCCCAGCCGAACTTCACGCCGACAGCATCGTCATCGACGGCCTGATCATTGCCAAATGGAACCGCGAGCTGTTCGAAGACATGCGCAAAGGCGGGCTGACTGCGGCCAACTGCACGGTTTCGGTCTGGGAAGGCTTCAAGGCAACCGTCGACAACATCGCCGCCAGCCAGAAGCTGATCCGCGACAACAGCGACCTGGTCATGCCGGTGCGCACCACCGCCGACATCCGCAAGGCCAAGGAGCTGGGCAAGACCGGCATCCTCTTCGGCTTCCAGAACGCCCACGCGTTCGAAGACCAGATCGCCTACGTCGACGTGTTCAAGCAGCTGGGCGTGGGTATCGTGCAGATGTGCTACAACACCCAGAACCTGGTGGGCACCGGTTGCTACGAGCGTGACGGCGGCCTGTCGGGCTTCGGTCGCGAGATCGTCGCTGAAATGAACCGCGTCGGTATCATGTGCGACCTGTCCCACGTCGGCTCCAAGACTTCCGAAGAAGTCATCCTCGAATCGAAAAAGCCGGTGTGCTATTCGCACTGCCTGCCGTCGGGCCTGAAAGAACACCCGCGCAACAAGTCGGACGAAGAGCTGAAGTTCATCGCCGACCACGGTGGTTTCGTTGGTGTGACCATGTTCGCGCCGTTCCTGGCCAAGGGCATCGACTCGACCATCGACGACTACGCCGAAGCCATCGAGTACACCATGAACATCGTCGGTGAAGACGCCATCGGTATCGGTACCGACTTCACCCAGGGCCACGGCCAGGACTTCTTCGAGTACCTGACCCACGACAAGGGTTACGCCCGCCGCCTGACCAACTTCGGCAAGATCATCAACCCGCTGGGTATCCGTACCGTGGGCGAATTCCCCAACCTCACCGAAACCCTGCTCAAGCGCGGCCACTCCGAGCGCGTGGTGCGCAAGATCATGGGCGAGAACTGGGTCAACGTCCTCAAGGACGTGTGGGGCGAATAA